Genomic window (Thermostichus vulcanus str. 'Rupite'):
TAAATCATCTAAGGTTTTAAGAATGGAGCAGAATGCAAGACGTGTCATTGACAAAGCGTATACTAAAGCCCCAAAACAATTACAGCCTTTAAAGGCAAAGAGTTTGGCTAACCTTTACAAGTACCTAGCTTATAAGGCACTCCAAGATGTTCCTCCTTCTCTCGACAGAAAAAGGGCTTTGTCCGCTCTAAGATTTTTGCTAACTTGTTGTTATTATCAGCCGGCGCTGTTGAAAGAGTGGAAACCACTTTTGAAGATGACTCTTCGCAGTATTGCCTTTCTTTCACTTCCTCCCAAGCATGCTGAAACAGTTATCACACAATTTATTCCCTCACACATGCCATTTTAGTTTTGATTTTTGTTGGTAAATCTACTTGCGTGTCTAAAGGAGGAAATGTATCTCATGCTTCAACCTATAAAAGTAGTCGAATTAGAACTTACTCAACACCTTCCAGAGCTACTGGGCTTAGAGAAGTATGGCTCAATACAGGCATTAGTGCGTTTTCAGGGGATCCCTCTTACCTACCTGAAAATTCCCGTCAATAGAGGAAACTGTTCACCAGCTGAAATAAGGAATGCGTTACTTCAACACCCTGACTTAAATTCGGATGAGATAGAGCAGTTGTTGCTGAATCCGATCTCTTACAGGAAGGCTAGTGAGTCAATTTTACTGCAAAAAGACGACATCATTCATAACTATAGATTCAATACCGACGGCCTCCAGGTACGGGATCCTTGGTCAAGCGTAACTGTAGCAATTTGCACCCGAGATCGCCCAGAAGAACTAAAACAATGTTTAGAGTCTTTGTTGAAACTAGATTATCCTTCTCTAGAGATTTTAGTTGTCGATAACGCTCCAAGTAGTAGTGAAACGCAAGAGTTAATACGATGTCATTACCCACAAGTTCGTTACATTCAAGAACCTCAGCCTGGCCTTTCATCCGCTCGAAATTGTGCCATTCGTGAGACCACTACTGAAATTCTTGCCTTTACAGATGATGATGTTATAGTCGATAAGAACTGGGTGCGCGAATTGTCTCAGGTGTTCCAGTTGTACCCAGAAGTGATGGCAGTTACAGGATTAATTGCTCCCTATGAACTGGAGACGGAAGCACAAATTCTATTCGAAAGGCGAAATGGTTTTGGGAGAGGATTTCAGCGAACATGGGTTCAAGTAAACACTCCTCCTGGAAAATCAATAGCAGACACATGGTTTTTAACTGCAAAATGGGGGGCTGGTGCAAATATGGCATTTCGTCGTCATTTTTTTATTCAAGAAGGGGGATTTACACTTTCATTGGGTGCCGGGTCTCCCGGACAAGGAGGGGAGGATCTTGAGATGTTCTTTAGGGTGCTTAAATGTAGATATGCTTTGGTTTATGAACCAAGAGCCCTAGTTTGGCATCGTCACCGAAGACGAACTGATCAACTAAAAAAGCAAATGCTTAGCTATGGAATTGGTTCATCTTTTTATTGTATTTATTGTGCTAAGACCTATCCTGAAGAGCGATGGGCAATCTTGAGGAAATGGTTTTATTTAATATGGAGTTGGCATTTGCGCCGACTCTTGAGAGCTTTTGTTCGAAATGAAGATTTTCCCAGGCTGTTTATCTTTATTGAGTTCTTAGGAGTATGGTTAGGGCTTTGGCAGTCTCTTAATATTCTTTTTCAGGAAAGGTGAGACTATAAATTTCTCTCTTGGTTATTACAGACTGTATTTAACTTAAACAAGTAAAAAACTGGAATAGTCTTGTTTTGTGGCATCAACAAGGAAGCTGAAATGCAAGATCGATTAGAAGTCTCAAAGGTTAATGATCTAATTTTCGATATCGGCATGCATAAAGGAGAAGATACTGACTTTTACTTAAAAAGAGGATTCCGAGTCATTGCCTTCGAGGCTAATCCCGATATGATTGCTTTTTGCGAGCGGCGTTTCGATCATTTTCTAGCGAATGGAAAATTAATCATAGTTGGTGGCGCAATAATAGGGTCAAAGGATCTTATTCCAGGACAAGAAACTGTTAAATTTTATAAGAATAATTCTCTTTCAGTTTGGGGTACTGTTTGTACAGACTGGGCGGAAAGAAATATTCATCGAGGGACAACGAGTACAGTTGTAGAAGTTCCCGTTATAAACTTTACGAGTATTATTCAAAAATATGGAATGCCTCACTACATGAAAATTGATATTGAGGGTTGCGATATTATTTGTATTGAAGCACTTAAGCAGTTCCAAGTGGTTCCTGACTATATTTCCCTTGAGTCCTCTAAAACCTCCTTTTCACAGATTAAAGAAGAGGTCGAAATGCTGTCAGAATTAGGCTATCTTTCTTTTCAAGCAGTAGAACAATCCTCTATACCCCATACTCAAAAATGGATAGGTGAATACATGGAGCATACCTTTGAAGAAGGCTCGTCAGGACTTTTTGGGGCTGATCTTCCAAATTGCTGGAAAACCAAGGACGAAATTCTCTCGCAATATAGAGTTGTATCGCTTGGATATAAGCTTCTAGGAGACTTTGGTCTATTAAATTCCTGGAAATTTCCCGGTTCTTTTTTATTTAGAGGGGTGACTCGAAGGGCTATTCAATTTTTAACCAAGGCACCCGTTCCAGGATGGTATGATACACACGCAGCACTTGCCTTACCTGCAACTGATAGGATCCGCAGGTAGTCCTCTTGTAAGAAGTAATTAAGACGTAGAGACTCTATGTAGAATACACGAAAAAATTTTGGCCTGTTAATTGCTTAGATCTTGGACACCTAACGGGACTGACCGCACAGTAGAGCTACTGGGAAAGTCTTTAAGATCGCCCCAATAGGTATGTCCTCCCCTGCAGAGATTTCTTCTTCACTGAGTCCATTTACCCACTCCACTCGTTTCCATCGAGGCAAATGGATGTGGGTATCTTTCCAAATCGCTTCTCCACATGGATCCTGGGTTTCATCAATTAATTGCGTTAACAAACGCGGTACGACTGTGATTAACACTTGCTTACCGTGATGACGGGCAAACGCTACTACATGCTCCTGATGGGATCCACTTACCTGTATGGGTGTGTACCCACCTTCATGAAAGAGTTGTGGCTGTTTCTGACGTATTTTTAGAACTTGATGCAACAAAAATAATTTAATACGTCCATCGCTTCGATGCAGCAATAAATCTTCTATCAGTCCTCTAGGTTCTTGCTTGGCACGTCGCTGAATCTCCTCAAGATAAGCCATGCGGCGAGAAAAATCGACAGGTCGGCGGTTATCCGGATCCACCATGCTTAAATCCCACAGTTCTGTACCTTGATAAATATCTGGGATTCCAGGGCTGGTAAGTTTAACAAGGGTTTGGGAGAGAGAATTAAAGATACCGAAATGGGCGATTTTGCGCTGAAAGGGTAGAAAAGACTCTAGAAAGGGGTTTGGAGCCTGCAGGATTTGCTCAATAAAAGAGGTTGTCGCCTCTTCATAGTCTGTATCTGGTCTTAACCAGGCGGTATGAACCTTGGCTTCTCGCACTGCTTTGATCAAATAGTCCTTCACCCGTTGCACAAACTGTGGTACCTCTTCCTGTTGAAAGGGATAGGATCCCAGTAGAGTTTGATAGAGAAAATATTCATCGTTACGATCCGGTAATTCTGAGCGCTTAAAATTTTTGCTACGAACTTTGTAGTTGATATTGAGTTCATGCCAGAGTTTAATGTTTCTCTCCCACTCAGCTGGGATTTCTGAAAGGACATTTAGACGAGCCCGTGTATCTTCGCCACGCTTAGTATCGTGAGTAGCGGAAGCGTTCATGGCCAGAGGCCAGTGAGCTGCACGTTCTTGGTTAAAACGATGGAACTCCTGCACCGAAACACCAAATCGACAGGGATCCCCGCCCACTTCATTAAGAGATAGCAAGCGATTGTATACATAAAAGGCAGTATCTTCTACCCCTTTAGCCATGAGAGGACCAGCCAACTGTTGCAGGCGCATGGCAAAATATATTTGTTCATTTTTTTCTTGCTCTGATAAATTATCCAGAAACTCGAGACAGAGAAAGCGCTGAATAAAGTTCAGTTCGTTTACCAAGATAGGTAAATTTTCCTTGGCCTGTTCTACCGCTTGGCGAATGATCTCTTGGCCTGTAGCATCAAGGATGCCTTCACGGATATAAACTCGATAAACCGGAAAACACACCAACACCTCCACCAAAGCCCGACGCAAACTGTAGAGAGTAAAGTCATTGGCGTAGCGGTGATGGCTAGTGATCTGCTTGAGCAGGAAAGCTAAATTATCCATGTCACCGGATAGGTTACGCTCAATAATGAGACGTTTTTTCTCTTCAATGACCTGCTCTGGCAACTGTTGTAACCTCGTAAAGTTATGGTAAAGGCTGTCAAAAGCATCTACATTTTGCTCCTGACAAAAGAGACCGTTCATTTTATTCAGAAAATCATAGCCTGTCGTACCCTGAACGGGCCACTGTTGAGGCAGCTTCTCCTCAGACTCGAGAATTTTTTCTACTACAATGTAAGTTTCTGAGCAGCGTTCCCGCAGTCGATGCAGATATTCCTCTGGGTCAAACAAGCCATCAATGTGGTCAATACGTAGACCTGTGAATCGACCTTGCTCTACTAGTTTTAGGATGAGCTGATGGGTTTTACGAAATACCTCTCGATCTTCTATCCGTAGTGAGATCAGTTCATTGATGGTAAAAAATCGGCGGTAGTTAATTTCCTCGGCTCCCACCTTCCAGAACGAGATGCGGAAGTTTTGTCGAGCCAAGAGGCTATCCAACAGATCAAAGCTTGAGGGATCTCCTGGCTTACCGTTAAAGGTGGCAATATTCTCATCAAAGAAATTTTGAACCGGTTGACTAGATGTGTAGAGTTCCCAGAGAGAATGTTTAGCAAAGTTTATTTGATCTGTGCGCTCCAGGAGATCTTCTTTGCTGGGAATAAACCGTAGGCTAAACAAAATCCCAAGTAGTTTGATATAATCTGGATGGCTACGACCTAGCTTTCGACGTAGTTTGCCCAGATTGTAGGTAAAGACATCTGCATAGGTATCGATGTTAAGAGGAAATCTTAGGGTATAGTAGTTGATACTTAAGCCATCGGCGTCATAGCGCAGTTGAATTTGACCGGATTCTAGACATTTATCATAAAAGTCCCCCAGAAAAGGTGCCAGTATTCTACCTTGGATCCCTAAGTAGGAATGGTTCCAATTCACATCGAAATAATCAATAAAATCTGAGTTTGGGCCACTCTCTAAAACATCCATCAACATGTGATTTTGGCCATCATAAGCCATATGGTTAGGCACAATATCCTGCACCCAACCCATTTGCTGTTGGTTCAGAGCCTCCCAGAGTTCCTCAAACTTCTCGCCACCTCCCAACTCTGGATTGATTTGGCCGGGATCCACCACGTCGTAACCATGGGTACTGCCCTTGCGGGCTTGAAAAATGGGGGAGGCATAGAGATCAGAAATGCCCAAGGCTTTCAGATAGGGAACAATCTGCCGTGCTGCCTCGAAGTCAAACCCAGCATGGAACTGGATGCGATAGGTGGAAGTAGGGATCCGCATAATGACCTCAGAAAAGACAACAAGCCCTGTGAACGCCACAAGGGAAGAGATGTTACCAGGGTAGCGGCTAAGATGGAGAGGCACATGACCGGTAGGGGTCTGAGTTCGTCAATGACAGGTTGTAGGGGCCGGAGAACTTCAAGACTATGACTGCGAGGAATTGGGCCGGGATCCTCATCCTAAGTGGGTCAATATGGAGCGGCCTTGGGGCTGTTGTCTGGAGTCAAAGCGAGTTTCGGGTGGCGAATGAACCCGTTCTGACGCTGCGTACCCCTGATGCCCCCTCCCGGTTACGCTTGCTGGAGCAACGATTTCAAGAGATCCTTTCCCAAGCCACCAGTCCTCAGTTGCAGGTCAGCCTAGAAACCCCCAGCCCAGATCCTCCAGCAACTCCCTCTGCAGATCCACAATCCCAACCGACTCACATCTTGTTGAATGGGCTGCTGCTGCTGGAAGTTACTCCTGCTGATGCAGAGGCCAACTCCACTCCTCAACCTGTTGATTTGGCGCGGGTTTGGGGGGATCGTCTACAAACCGTGTTAAACCAAAACCAACGGCAACTCTTCTTTGCCTTGGGCCTACCTCAACAACTTAGCTGGAGAGGCCGATTCTACAATCGCGCTGACCAAGCTGCTGTTGATTTGGGTCGATTTGTTACCGATGGCAGCCGCATTCAGGATCACATTGTCTACTGGGAGATCCCGGCTGGAGAGGATCCCTTTGGTTTTACCTACAAGCCGCTTCTGCCGGATCCCCCTCCAGAGCGGTTGTTTTTGTTGAATCGCTATCGCCAGTTTGTGCCCTACGAGTTATCGTCCTAAGCATTTTTTCTCCCCTCCTTACTATGCGGCCAATGCAACGAGAACCTCATATCCTGTTGGGCCTACGGGCAGATCAGTTTCGTCATCCTGTCGATTTGCAAGCGACCCGCTCCCTACAACAGCTGCCAGGACTGGGCTTGCTGATTCAAAATCTCTTAGGTTCGACTGCGGAACAGGTATTTTATCTGGATAACATTGCCTCCAGTATTCAAATTAACGAGCATCAGTTACCAGAAATCCACCAGCTTTTGGTGCAAGCTTGCCGTATTTTGGATTTGGAAGTTCCCCAACTATATGTGCGGCAAAACCCTGTTCCTAATGCCTATACCTTTGCCATGCAGGGGAAGAAGCCTTTCATCGTTTTACACAGTTCGCTTCTGGATTTGCTGGAGCCACCTGAGATCCAGGCTGTTCTAGCCCATGAGCTAGGTCACCTGAAATGTAATCACGGTGTCTACCTGACGATGGCTAACATCTTGATGCTTTCCACCAGTTTGATTCCCTTTGGCGGGTTGTTTTACCAGGCCTTGCAAGACCAACTGATGCACTGGGTTCGTTGTGCGGAATTTACCTGTGACCGGGCCGCTTTGCTGGTGACACAGGAAGCCAAGACAGTGATTTCGGTGTTGATGAAACTGTGTGGGGGATCCCCGCAATTGGCAGCAAAGCTGAATGTAGATGCGTTTCTGGAACAAGCCCGCACCTATGACGAGCTGGATGACGATCTCTGGCAGGTGGAACTGAAGCAAATGCAAAATGTCGGGCGCACCCATCCCCTGCCGGTGCTACGGGCACGAGAGATCGATCGTTGGTTTCGCAGCAATACCTATCAACAAATTTTGGAGTTGCATGGCTAAGTTAATCCCCCATCTTCATGATGGATCCCGTTAAACCTCTCGCCGGCCCACCCTTGATTTTGGGGGAAGTCCTCTTGGATCAGTTTCCCAACCGGGCGGTGTTGGGGGGCGCGCCCTTTAATGTGGCCTGGAATCTGAAAGGCTTGGGAGCCGAGCCAATTTTCCTCAGTCGTATCGGTCAAGACGCTGCCGGAGAGCAGGTGTGGGCAGCCATGCACCGGCAGGGATTGAGTAGCATCGCCCTACAACGGGATCCCACCCATCCCACCGGCGCAGTTCAGGTGGAGCTGGATGGGCAAGGGATCCCTTCTTATCGGATCCTGGCCAACCAAGCCTACGATTACATTGAGCTGGATGCGGAACAGCTGCGAACCTTAAGGCCCAGCTTACTGTATCGAGGCAGCTTGGCTGCTCGCACAGAAGCCGCCCATCGACGGATTCAGATCCTGATCCAAGCGCTGAATTGCCCTGTCTTTCTGGATCTGAACTTGCGGGATCCCTGGTGGAACCCAGGGCGGATCCGGGAAATGATCCGCAGCTGTGATTGGCTGAAACTCAACCAAGAGGAATTGGTGCAAGTGGCCAATTTGGAAGGGATCCCTGCTGAAAATCCGCTTGACCAGGCTCAGACCTTACGGGAGAACCTGAACCTGAACAAGATTTTCCTCACCCTTGGAGCAGCCGGTGCGAGGCTGATCACCTCCACGCATATCCATCGGGTAGATCCGGTACCCGTCCCTCAAATGGTGGATACGGTTGGGGCTGGGGATGCCTTTAGTGCCGTGGTGATTCTGGGGTTACTGCAGGGATGGTCTGAGGTGGCTCTGTTGGAGCGGGCGGTGATGTTTGCCGCTGCGGTGTGTGGGATCCGGGGGGGGACACCTCAGGATCCCGAGTTTTATCTGCCGTTTCGGCGGGAGTGGGGATTGGGAGTGGGGGCACCTGCAGAGTAAGGTTCTGCCAATTGAGAGCTTTTGGAGTGCCTCCCAAAAGCGGCACCCAACTTTTGCTGTTTTGCTATTGAAACTGGCGCAAATGGAACTGAGCATAACGGCCTCCTTTACCCAATAACTCCCCATGGTTGCCCTGCTCCAAAAGCTGCCCCTGTTCCAGGACAAAAATACGATGGGCTGTGCGCACCGTTGAGAGCCGATGGGCAATCACAAACACGGTGCAGCGGTGCATCAGCCGTTGCAAAGCTTCCTGCACCAGAGCTTCTGACTCGTTGTCTAGAGCAGAAGTGGCCTCATCCAAAATCAGAATCTTCGGGTTAAGCAAGACCGCCCGCGCAATCGCCAGCCGTTGCCGCTGTCCTCCCGAGAGGGTTACCCCCCGTTCCCCCACCAAGGTGGCATAACCATCCGGCAGACTTTCGATGAAGGTGTGGATATTGGCCACTTGGGCCGCCTGACGTACGGCTTCTAGGTCAAAGTGCTCCTGGCCATAGGCGATGTTGCTGGCGATGGTTCCAGAGAACAGGGTGATCTCCTGGGGAACAATGCCGATCTGACGGCGCAAACTCTGGAGGGTAACCGTGCGAATATCAATGCCGTCGATGCGGATACACCCCTGTTGCGGATCATAGAAGCGAGGGATCAAGCTCACCAAAGTGGATTTTCCGGCACCAGAGGATCCCACTAGAGCGACAATCTCGCCGGGAGAGACCTTAAAGCTGAGCTGTTTGAGCACCGGCTGATCGGGTTTGTAGCGAAAAGACACCTGATCAAACTCCACCCACCCCTGAATCGGGGGTAAAGGTTTGGCTCCCGGTAGATCGCACACTTGGGAGCGAATATCCAAGAG
Coding sequences:
- a CDS encoding PfkB family carbohydrate kinase, which gives rise to MDQFPNRAVLGGAPFNVAWNLKGLGAEPIFLSRIGQDAAGEQVWAAMHRQGLSSIALQRDPTHPTGAVQVELDGQGIPSYRILANQAYDYIELDAEQLRTLRPSLLYRGSLAARTEAAHRRIQILIQALNCPVFLDLNLRDPWWNPGRIREMIRSCDWLKLNQEELVQVANLEGIPAENPLDQAQTLRENLNLNKIFLTLGAAGARLITSTHIHRVDPVPVPQMVDTVGAGDAFSAVVILGLLQGWSEVALLERAVMFAAAVCGIRGGTPQDPEFYLPFRREWGLGVGAPAE
- the treY gene encoding malto-oligosyltrehalose synthase — encoded protein: MRIPTSTYRIQFHAGFDFEAARQIVPYLKALGISDLYASPIFQARKGSTHGYDVVDPGQINPELGGGEKFEELWEALNQQQMGWVQDIVPNHMAYDGQNHMLMDVLESGPNSDFIDYFDVNWNHSYLGIQGRILAPFLGDFYDKCLESGQIQLRYDADGLSINYYTLRFPLNIDTYADVFTYNLGKLRRKLGRSHPDYIKLLGILFSLRFIPSKEDLLERTDQINFAKHSLWELYTSSQPVQNFFDENIATFNGKPGDPSSFDLLDSLLARQNFRISFWKVGAEEINYRRFFTINELISLRIEDREVFRKTHQLILKLVEQGRFTGLRIDHIDGLFDPEEYLHRLRERCSETYIVVEKILESEEKLPQQWPVQGTTGYDFLNKMNGLFCQEQNVDAFDSLYHNFTRLQQLPEQVIEEKKRLIIERNLSGDMDNLAFLLKQITSHHRYANDFTLYSLRRALVEVLVCFPVYRVYIREGILDATGQEIIRQAVEQAKENLPILVNELNFIQRFLCLEFLDNLSEQEKNEQIYFAMRLQQLAGPLMAKGVEDTAFYVYNRLLSLNEVGGDPCRFGVSVQEFHRFNQERAAHWPLAMNASATHDTKRGEDTRARLNVLSEIPAEWERNIKLWHELNINYKVRSKNFKRSELPDRNDEYFLYQTLLGSYPFQQEEVPQFVQRVKDYLIKAVREAKVHTAWLRPDTDYEEATTSFIEQILQAPNPFLESFLPFQRKIAHFGIFNSLSQTLVKLTSPGIPDIYQGTELWDLSMVDPDNRRPVDFSRRMAYLEEIQRRAKQEPRGLIEDLLLHRSDGRIKLFLLHQVLKIRQKQPQLFHEGGYTPIQVSGSHQEHVVAFARHHGKQVLITVVPRLLTQLIDETQDPCGEAIWKDTHIHLPRWKRVEWVNGLSEEEISAGEDIPIGAILKTFPVALLCGQSR
- a CDS encoding FkbM family methyltransferase, encoding MQDRLEVSKVNDLIFDIGMHKGEDTDFYLKRGFRVIAFEANPDMIAFCERRFDHFLANGKLIIVGGAIIGSKDLIPGQETVKFYKNNSLSVWGTVCTDWAERNIHRGTTSTVVEVPVINFTSIIQKYGMPHYMKIDIEGCDIICIEALKQFQVVPDYISLESSKTSFSQIKEEVEMLSELGYLSFQAVEQSSIPHTQKWIGEYMEHTFEEGSSGLFGADLPNCWKTKDEILSQYRVVSLGYKLLGDFGLLNSWKFPGSFLFRGVTRRAIQFLTKAPVPGWYDTHAALALPATDRIRR
- a CDS encoding glycosyltransferase family 2 protein codes for the protein MYLMLQPIKVVELELTQHLPELLGLEKYGSIQALVRFQGIPLTYLKIPVNRGNCSPAEIRNALLQHPDLNSDEIEQLLLNPISYRKASESILLQKDDIIHNYRFNTDGLQVRDPWSSVTVAICTRDRPEELKQCLESLLKLDYPSLEILVVDNAPSSSETQELIRCHYPQVRYIQEPQPGLSSARNCAIRETTTEILAFTDDDVIVDKNWVRELSQVFQLYPEVMAVTGLIAPYELETEAQILFERRNGFGRGFQRTWVQVNTPPGKSIADTWFLTAKWGAGANMAFRRHFFIQEGGFTLSLGAGSPGQGGEDLEMFFRVLKCRYALVYEPRALVWHRHRRRTDQLKKQMLSYGIGSSFYCIYCAKTYPEERWAILRKWFYLIWSWHLRRLLRAFVRNEDFPRLFIFIEFLGVWLGLWQSLNILFQER
- a CDS encoding M48 family metallopeptidase, which encodes MRPMQREPHILLGLRADQFRHPVDLQATRSLQQLPGLGLLIQNLLGSTAEQVFYLDNIASSIQINEHQLPEIHQLLVQACRILDLEVPQLYVRQNPVPNAYTFAMQGKKPFIVLHSSLLDLLEPPEIQAVLAHELGHLKCNHGVYLTMANILMLSTSLIPFGGLFYQALQDQLMHWVRCAEFTCDRAALLVTQEAKTVISVLMKLCGGSPQLAAKLNVDAFLEQARTYDELDDDLWQVELKQMQNVGRTHPLPVLRAREIDRWFRSNTYQQILELHG